The Bombus terrestris chromosome 4, iyBomTerr1.2, whole genome shotgun sequence genome has a window encoding:
- the LOC100650921 gene encoding protein lethal(2)denticleless, protein MNLVHSIVEREKGSASIHDYDVALYRLKCYKDDVYKGITPNTDALDFNPEPPVFACRFCTTKGYEQIIALANEDGKIALQDTDIQSMSNQPLEGTQAHRNAIFDVAWMPGELKLVTASGDHTARLWDVSGSEIRQIDCFHAHIRSVKTAVFRYQDQAVFATGARDGSIMVWDIRANHYERPKPDNCIINAHNVGNISNVRQRRVITHSSRAQSITGLVFQDDFTLISCSAGDGLIKVWDLRKNYTVHKKDPLAKHTMNYTGHSTRNGFSSLLICPATITLYASCMDNIIYAYNISSYNPKPIAEFYGHQNRTYYVKSCLSPDGRYLASGSSDELAYIWHTNKPGAPIVQLLGHTEEVTCIAWCSVRETKIVTCSDDSCHRIWKVGHEHKLDNEEIEIRGRAEAIFNKNPLENLKLETTPTITRRWVISQEHTPGSDTTPNATPGPSSSDTYNQVEDSRNQCNVTTSMKRNYFQMMSGSWSDGKFKSVLSPIQENLTSARVAKRIHLENRGARRLFSPCNDNSSLLNRGYESDEPSTSSSSRENRNNEIHFSPTSNLPNFVIDGTAPHLLQLSPEKYKENVDWLTRIRREKYGKVRKTLSEKSASPVSCTVLTRRNTRSRSTEPQKVSKMPRNSPLSLLNFFKVTGKDCETNMCCDDNVIPSAKS, encoded by the exons ATGAATTTAGTGCATTCTATCGTAGAACGAGAAAAAGGATCTG CATCAATACACGATTATGATGTTGCTTTGTATCGTTTGAAATGTTATAAAGATGATGTGTATAAAGGTATAACACCAAATACAGATGCACTGGATTTTAATCCAGAACCGCCAGTTTTTGCATGCCGATTTTGTACTACAAAAGGATACGAACAAATAATTGCTTTAGCTAATGAAGATGGAAAAATTGCATTACAAGATACAGATATCCAAAGTATGTCAAATCAACCATTGGAAGGAACACAG GCAcatcgtaatgcaatatttgATGTTGCTTGGATGCCAGGAGAATTAAAGCTAGTTACAGCATCTGGAGATCATACTGCTAGACTTTGGGATGTATCTGGTTCTGAAATAAGACAAATTGATTGTTTCCATGCTCATATTAGAAGTGTTAAGACTGCAGTGTTTCGTTATCAGGATCAAG CTGTATTTGCAACTGGAGCTAGAGATGGCTCTATCATGGTATGGGATATTAGAGCTAATCATTATGAACGACCTAAACCagataattgtattattaatgcacataatgttggaaatataagTAATGTGCGACAGCGTAGGGTAATCACCCATTCATCTAGAGCACAAAGTATTACTGGATTGGTATTTCAGGATGATTTCACTTTAATTTCATGTTCTGCTGGAGATGG TTTAATAAAAGTCTGGGATTTGCGTAAAAACTATACTGTTCACAAAAAAGATCCTTTAGCTAAACATACAATGAATTATACTGGACATAGTACAAGGAATGGATTTTCATCATTGTTAATATGTCCTGCAACAATTACACTATATGCAAGTTGTatggataatattatatatgcatataatatatcatCTTACAATCCTAAACCaa TTGCAGAATTTTATGGACATCAAAATCGTACTTATTATGTTAAAAGTTGTTTAAGTCCTGATGGACGTTATCTTGCTAGTGGTTCCAGTGATgaacttgcatatatttggcaCACAAACAAACCAGGAGCCCCAATCGTACAACTTTTAGGACATACAGAAGAAGTTACTTGCATTGCTTGGTGTAGTGTTCGAGAGACAAAA ATAGTAACATGTTCTGATGATTCGTGTCATCGAATTTGGAAAGTTGGCCATGAACATAAACTAGATaatgaagaaatagaaatacgtGGTCGTGCAGAAGCTATCTTTAATAAAAATCCATTGGAAAATCTAAAACTTGAAACTACACCAACTATTACGCGGCGTTGGGTTATATCTCAAGAACACACACCAGGATCTGATACCACACCTA aTGCTACACCTGGACCAAGTTCATCAGATACTTACAATCAAGTAGAAGATAGTCGAAATCAGTGTAATGTTACTACTTCaatgaaaagaaattattttcaaatgatGAGTGGATCTTGGTCTGATGGAAAATTTAAGTCAGTTTTATCTCCTATACAAGAAAACCTCACATCTGCTCGCGTTGCAAAACGTATTCATTTAGAAAATCGCGGTGCACGAAGATTGTTTAGTCCATGTAATGATAATAGTTCGTTACTGAACAGAGGCTACGAATCTGATGAACCCAGTACAAGTTCATCTAGTAGAGAAAACAGgaataatgaaattcatttttcacCTACGTCGAATCTTCCAAATTTTGTAATTGATGGCACAGCGCCGCATTTACTTCAATTATCTCCAGAAAAGTACAAAGAAAATGTCGATTGGTTAACAAGAATACGAAgagaaaaatatggaaaagtCAGAAAAACATTATCAGAAAAGTCGGCTAGCCCTGTCTCTTGTACAGTGCTTACTAGGAGAAATACTAGATCACGATCGACAGAACCACAAAAAGTATCTAAAATGCCGAGAAATTCTCCTCTctctttattaaatttctttaaagttACTGGAAAAGACTGTGAAACAAATATGTGTTGTGATGATAATGTAATACCTTCTGCGAAATCTTAA